One stretch of Saccharopolyspora erythraea DNA includes these proteins:
- a CDS encoding GMC family oxidoreductase, whose amino-acid sequence MAVEASYDYVIIGGGTAGCVLAARLSADPDRTVCVVEGGPSDVGDERVLNLRNWINLLESDLDYGYTTVDQPRGNSHIVHSRARVLGGCSSHNTLISFKPFPQDWEDWGRVGWNAETMEPYWERLRNNIVPVADKDRNPVAVDFVTAASSALGVPVVEDFNARPFHDGAGFFSVAYDPETGQRSSASVAYLHPVLDRPNLELMLETWAYRLLVRGGRAQGVEVRHADGSTATVMADREVLVCAGAVDSPRLLMLSGLGPADDLRRLGIEVVADLPGVGENLLDHPESVIVWETDGPLPPNSVMDSDAGLFVRRDVSDPRPDLMFHFYQVPFTINTERLGYPAVENGVCMTPNVPRARSTGRLWLRSADPDEKPALDFEYFTDPDSHDELTIVEGLRIAREVAATEPLRSWLVREVAPGPQVTGGEELSEYGRRAAHTVYHPAGTCAMGPARARDAVVDPNLKVRGIEGLRVVDASIFPRMPTINPMVAVLMVAERAVDLITT is encoded by the coding sequence GTGGCGGTCGAGGCGAGCTACGACTACGTGATCATCGGTGGGGGGACCGCGGGATGCGTGCTCGCCGCGCGGCTCAGCGCCGACCCGGACCGCACGGTCTGCGTCGTCGAGGGCGGTCCGAGCGACGTCGGCGACGAACGCGTGCTGAACCTGCGCAACTGGATCAACCTGCTGGAGTCCGATCTGGACTACGGCTACACCACGGTCGACCAGCCGCGCGGCAACTCCCACATCGTGCACTCCAGGGCCCGCGTGCTGGGCGGCTGCTCCTCGCACAACACGCTGATCAGCTTCAAGCCCTTCCCGCAGGACTGGGAGGACTGGGGACGGGTCGGCTGGAACGCCGAGACGATGGAGCCCTACTGGGAACGGCTGCGCAACAACATCGTCCCGGTCGCCGACAAGGACCGGAACCCCGTCGCCGTCGACTTCGTCACCGCGGCGTCGAGCGCGCTGGGCGTGCCGGTCGTCGAGGACTTCAACGCGCGGCCCTTCCACGACGGGGCGGGTTTCTTCTCGGTCGCCTACGACCCGGAGACCGGTCAGCGCTCGTCGGCGTCGGTGGCCTACCTGCACCCGGTGCTCGACCGCCCGAACCTCGAGCTGATGCTGGAGACCTGGGCCTACCGGCTACTGGTGCGCGGTGGTCGGGCGCAGGGCGTGGAGGTGCGCCACGCCGACGGATCCACCGCGACGGTGATGGCCGACCGCGAGGTGCTGGTCTGCGCGGGTGCCGTCGACTCGCCCCGGCTGCTGATGCTCTCCGGTCTCGGCCCGGCCGACGACCTGCGCAGGCTCGGCATCGAGGTGGTGGCGGACCTGCCGGGGGTCGGCGAGAACCTGCTCGACCACCCGGAGTCGGTGATCGTGTGGGAGACCGACGGCCCGCTGCCGCCGAACTCGGTGATGGACTCCGACGCGGGGCTGTTCGTGCGCCGCGACGTCTCCGACCCGCGGCCGGACCTGATGTTCCACTTCTACCAGGTGCCGTTCACGATCAACACCGAACGCCTGGGCTATCCGGCCGTCGAGAACGGGGTGTGCATGACGCCGAACGTGCCGCGCGCACGCAGCACCGGCCGGCTGTGGCTGCGCAGCGCCGACCCCGACGAGAAGCCCGCGCTCGACTTCGAGTACTTCACCGACCCCGACAGCCACGACGAGCTCACCATCGTCGAGGGCCTGCGGATCGCGCGCGAGGTCGCCGCCACCGAGCCGCTGCGCTCCTGGCTGGTGCGAGAGGTCGCCCCGGGACCGCAGGTGACCGGCGGCGAGGAGCTCTCGGAGTACGGCCGTCGCGCCGCGCACACCGTCTACCACCCGGCGGGCACCTGCGCGATGGGACCGGCACGGGCCCGGGACGCGGTGGTCGACCCGAACCTGAAGGTGCGCGGGATCGAGGGGCTGCGGGTCGTCGACGCGTCGATCTTCCCGCGGATGCCCACGATCAACCCGATGGTCGCCGTGCTGATGGTCGCCGAACGAGCCGTCGACCTGATCACGACCTGA
- a CDS encoding GlxA family transcriptional regulator, which translates to MLRSVSAVVMQGVAPFELGVICEVFGVDRTGDGVPPFDFRICGEHAGEPVRTTTGMSLVPDHGFDGLRGADVVAVPAGTLRDTYPPHLLDALRDAAADGATLLSVCTGAFVLGAAGLLDGRRCTTHWYQADAFRRRFPAALLDPDVLYVDDGNIVTSAGTAAGIDACLHLVRRELGSRITGRIARRMVVPPQRDGGQRQFIDLPTPEHPGDSLQPLLDWMGDRLADDHTVADLARQARMSERTFARRFVAETGTTPSRWLATQRVLYARRLLEDTQNGIEQIARDCGFGTAALLRHHFRRVVGVTPTDYRRTFSQKRAAA; encoded by the coding sequence ATGCTGCGATCCGTCTCGGCGGTCGTGATGCAGGGAGTCGCCCCCTTCGAGCTGGGCGTGATCTGCGAGGTCTTCGGCGTCGACCGCACCGGAGACGGTGTGCCGCCGTTCGACTTCCGCATCTGCGGCGAGCACGCCGGAGAGCCCGTGCGCACCACGACCGGCATGAGCCTCGTGCCCGACCACGGGTTCGACGGCCTGCGGGGCGCCGACGTGGTGGCCGTGCCCGCGGGCACGCTGCGTGACACCTACCCGCCCCACCTGCTCGACGCGCTGCGCGACGCCGCGGCCGACGGCGCCACGCTGCTCTCGGTCTGCACGGGCGCGTTCGTGCTCGGCGCGGCGGGACTGCTCGACGGCCGCCGCTGCACGACGCACTGGTACCAGGCCGACGCGTTCCGTCGCCGGTTCCCGGCGGCCCTGCTCGACCCGGACGTGCTCTACGTCGACGACGGCAACATCGTGACCAGCGCGGGCACCGCGGCGGGCATCGACGCGTGCCTGCACCTGGTGCGCCGCGAGCTCGGCTCCCGGATCACCGGCCGGATCGCGCGCCGCATGGTGGTGCCGCCCCAGCGCGACGGCGGGCAGCGCCAGTTCATCGACCTGCCCACCCCGGAGCACCCCGGCGACAGCCTGCAACCGCTGCTGGACTGGATGGGCGACCGGCTCGCCGACGACCACACCGTGGCCGACCTCGCGCGGCAGGCGCGTATGTCCGAGCGGACCTTCGCCCGGCGCTTCGTCGCCGAAACCGGCACGACGCCGAGCCGCTGGCTGGCGACCCAGCGCGTGCTCTACGCCCGGCGGCTGCTCGAGGACACCCAGAACGGCATCGAGCAGATCGCCCGCGACTGCGGCTTCGGCACCGCCGCGCTGCTGCGCCACCACTTCCGCCGCGTCGTCGGCGTCACCCCGACCGACTACCGGCGCACGTTCTCCCAGAAGCGCGCCGCCGCCTGA
- a CDS encoding aldehyde dehydrogenase family protein: MPSLYVDGRWTAARNGREREVINPFDASVLTTVDEADETDVDRAVRAARRAFDDGDWAFGPSGRRAEVLRAVARMLQRDKEEIARAETLDTGKTIAEARIDVDDVTAAFSYYADMTGKDAGRNVDAGPDAVSRVVYEPVGVCSLIAPWNYPLLQASWKVAPALAAGNTFVLKPSEITPLSTIRMVGLLEEAGAPPGVVNLVLGDGATVGAAMVSHPEVDLVSFTGGLLTGRKIMAGAAESVKKVALELGGKNPNVVCADADFETAVDYALAAAFLDSGQVCSAGSRLIVADELHDRFVAELADRAGRIRVGDGLDPDSETGPLVSAEHLAKVEKYVEIARGEGARLVTGGRRPDDPKLAAGFFLLPTVFADCDRGMRVVQEEVFGPVVTVERFRTEDEAVELANDTRYGLTGAVWTNDASRAQRMANRLRHGTIWINDFHPYLPQAEWGGFGQSGVGRELGPSGLDEYREAKHIYQNIRPEPMRWFRG; the protein is encoded by the coding sequence GTGCCCAGCCTGTACGTGGACGGTCGGTGGACAGCCGCTCGCAACGGGCGCGAGCGCGAGGTCATCAACCCGTTCGACGCGAGCGTGCTCACCACCGTCGACGAAGCCGACGAGACCGACGTGGACCGAGCGGTACGGGCCGCCAGGCGGGCCTTCGACGACGGGGACTGGGCCTTCGGCCCCAGCGGTCGGCGCGCCGAGGTGCTGCGCGCCGTCGCCCGGATGCTCCAGCGCGACAAGGAGGAGATCGCCAGGGCCGAAACCCTCGACACCGGCAAGACGATCGCCGAAGCCCGCATCGACGTCGACGACGTCACCGCGGCGTTCTCCTACTACGCCGACATGACCGGCAAGGACGCCGGCCGCAACGTCGACGCCGGTCCCGACGCGGTCAGCCGGGTGGTCTACGAGCCCGTGGGCGTCTGCTCGCTCATCGCGCCCTGGAACTACCCGCTGCTGCAGGCGTCCTGGAAGGTGGCGCCCGCGCTCGCCGCTGGCAACACCTTCGTGCTCAAGCCGAGCGAGATCACCCCGCTCAGCACCATCAGGATGGTCGGGCTGCTGGAGGAGGCCGGTGCCCCGCCGGGCGTGGTCAACCTCGTGCTCGGCGACGGTGCGACCGTGGGCGCGGCGATGGTGTCGCACCCCGAGGTCGACCTGGTCTCCTTCACCGGTGGACTGCTCACCGGGCGCAAGATCATGGCGGGCGCGGCGGAGAGTGTGAAGAAGGTCGCGCTGGAGCTCGGCGGCAAGAACCCCAACGTCGTCTGCGCCGACGCCGACTTCGAAACCGCGGTGGACTACGCCCTGGCGGCGGCCTTCCTGGACTCCGGTCAGGTGTGCTCGGCGGGATCGCGGCTGATCGTCGCCGACGAGCTGCACGACCGCTTCGTCGCCGAGCTCGCCGACCGCGCCGGGCGCATCCGCGTCGGCGACGGCCTGGACCCCGACAGCGAGACCGGGCCGCTGGTGTCGGCCGAGCACCTGGCGAAGGTGGAGAAGTACGTCGAGATCGCCCGCGGCGAGGGCGCGCGGCTCGTCACCGGCGGCCGCAGGCCGGACGACCCGAAGCTCGCCGCGGGGTTCTTCCTGCTGCCCACGGTCTTCGCCGACTGCGACCGCGGCATGCGCGTCGTGCAGGAGGAGGTGTTCGGGCCCGTCGTCACCGTCGAGCGGTTCCGCACCGAGGACGAGGCCGTGGAGCTGGCCAACGACACGCGCTACGGGCTCACCGGGGCGGTGTGGACCAACGACGCGAGCCGGGCGCAGCGGATGGCCAACCGGCTGCGCCACGGCACGATCTGGATCAACGACTTCCACCCCTACCTGCCGCAGGCGGAGTGGGGCGGGTTCGGCCAGTCCGGGGTGGGGCGCGAGCTCGGGCCGTCCGGACTGGACGAGTACCGGGAGGCCAAGCACATCTACCAGAACATCAGACCGGAGCCGATGCGCTGGTTCCGCGGCTGA
- a CDS encoding APC family permease produces the protein MSTSDSRGGADDARLTELGYTSEFRRDMSLWANFSLGFTYLSPVVSTYTLFGVALATGGPPMIWSFLLAGAGQFLVALVYGEIVAQYPLAGGIYPWSRRLWGKRWAWMSGWVYLVALLVTITSVAYGAGPYIALMFGFTPTVEATVLCTIGLIVVATLINYGGTRVLSMAAIIGFSAELIGALIVGFWLLFTHRYHGLGVLFDDFGTAGTGSYLPVFLAAGIIGFYQYYGFEACGDTAEEVPNPGKNVPKAMRRTIYIGGAAASFACLTLLLAVPDYQAVISGADPDPLINVLNSAFGTVGARVVMGVVLISFLSCTISLQAAAGRLAYSYARDEMIIGYRLLRKFSHARHVPPYALLLAGVIPALLAVGSLVSTDALTKIVSFAILGIYMAFQMVVLAALRARMKGWQPTGEFQLGRWGMVVNVGALVYGIGAMVNISWPRTPEAPWYDNYIVLLCGAVVVAVGLVYMFTTHHYGRSDAPAGDAIPAARRPEPGREGGA, from the coding sequence ATGTCCACTTCGGACTCCCGTGGCGGGGCGGACGACGCAAGGCTGACCGAGCTCGGCTACACCTCCGAGTTCCGGCGCGACATGAGCCTGTGGGCGAACTTCTCGCTGGGCTTCACCTACCTGTCGCCCGTGGTGAGCACCTACACGCTGTTCGGCGTGGCGCTGGCCACCGGTGGCCCGCCGATGATCTGGAGCTTCCTGCTCGCCGGGGCCGGGCAGTTCCTGGTCGCCCTGGTCTACGGCGAGATCGTCGCGCAGTACCCGCTGGCGGGCGGGATCTACCCGTGGTCGCGCCGGTTGTGGGGCAAGCGGTGGGCGTGGATGTCGGGCTGGGTGTACCTGGTCGCGCTGCTGGTGACCATCACCAGCGTCGCCTACGGTGCCGGGCCCTACATCGCGCTGATGTTCGGCTTCACGCCGACGGTGGAGGCGACGGTGCTGTGCACCATCGGCCTGATCGTGGTGGCCACACTGATCAACTACGGGGGCACGCGGGTGCTGTCGATGGCGGCGATCATCGGCTTCTCCGCCGAACTGATCGGTGCGCTGATCGTGGGTTTCTGGCTGCTGTTCACCCATCGCTACCACGGGCTGGGTGTGCTGTTCGACGACTTCGGCACCGCAGGCACCGGCTCGTACCTGCCGGTTTTCCTGGCCGCCGGGATCATCGGCTTCTACCAGTACTACGGGTTCGAGGCATGCGGGGACACCGCGGAGGAGGTGCCCAACCCGGGCAAGAACGTGCCCAAGGCGATGCGCCGCACCATCTACATCGGTGGTGCGGCGGCGTCCTTCGCCTGCCTGACGCTGCTGCTGGCCGTTCCCGACTACCAGGCCGTCATCTCCGGCGCCGACCCCGACCCGCTGATCAACGTGCTCAACAGCGCCTTCGGGACCGTCGGCGCGCGGGTGGTGATGGGCGTGGTGCTGATCTCGTTCCTGTCCTGCACCATCAGCCTGCAGGCCGCCGCGGGCCGGCTGGCCTACTCCTACGCCCGCGACGAGATGATCATCGGCTACCGGCTGCTGCGCAAGTTCTCCCACGCCCGGCACGTCCCGCCCTACGCGCTGCTGCTGGCCGGTGTGATCCCGGCTCTGCTCGCGGTCGGGTCGCTGGTCTCGACCGACGCCCTGACCAAGATCGTCTCGTTCGCGATCCTGGGCATCTACATGGCGTTCCAGATGGTCGTGCTCGCCGCGTTGCGCGCGCGGATGAAGGGGTGGCAGCCGACCGGCGAGTTCCAGCTCGGCCGCTGGGGCATGGTCGTCAACGTCGGGGCACTGGTCTACGGCATCGGCGCGATGGTGAACATCTCGTGGCCGCGCACACCCGAAGCCCCTTGGTACGACAACTACATCGTGCTGCTGTGCGGAGCGGTGGTCGTGGCGGTCGGGCTGGTCTACATGTTCACCACGCACCACTACGGCCGCAGCGACGCGCCCGCGGGCGATGCCATCCCGGCCGCGCGGCGCCCGGAGCCAGGCCGGGAGGGCGGCGCCTGA